The genomic segment CGATAATGAAAAAATTGCTCTGATCGGAAATAATGGTTCCGGCAAATCCACATTGATAAAAATAATGGCCGGTATTGTTCAGCCATCTGCAGGGCTTGTGAATAGCAGCTCAAAGCCATATTATGTTCCTCAGATCTTCGGTCAGTTTAATGAACATACAATTGCCCAGGCACTTCAGATTGAAGATAAGCTGAATGCTTTGTCTGAAATCCTCAGTGGCAATGTCAGTGAGTCGAATTTCGCCACACTTAATGACGACTGGACAATTGAAGAAAGATCTTATGCAGCTCTTGCTCACTGGGGGCATCAGGGGTTGGACCTTAAACAGCGCATGAATACTTTAAGTGGAGGGCAGAAGACCAAAGTTTTTCTTGCAGGAATATTGATCCATCAACCTGATATTATATTAATGGATGAGCCTAGCAATCATTTGGATCTAAGTGGAAGAGCTCTTCTGTATAACTTTATTCAGTCATGTGAATCAACCTTAGTAGTAATAAGTCATGACAGAAAGCTTCTGAATATGCTTGATATAGTTGTAGAATTGAGCAGCAAAGGGCTGTCAGTATATGGAGGTAGTTATGATTTCTATAAAGAGCAGAAACTATCAGAAAGGCAGGCGTTGGATCATGATTTGAAAAGCAAGGAAAAGGAACTAAGGAAAGCAAAAGAAATCGAACGTGAAGCCCTGGAGCGCCAGCAAAGGACAGATGCTAGGGGAAAGAAAAAGCAGGAGAAAGCAGGGCTACCGAGGATATCTATGAACACCTTAAAAAACAAAGCGGAAAATAGTACAGCAAAAGTTAAAGGTGTTCATGCTGAAAAGACAGGGATGCTTTCGCAGGAACTTAATGACTTAAGAAAAGAATTGCCCGAAGCAGATAAGATTAAATTTGGTTTTGATAATTCTTCATTGCATAAAGGAAAAATTCTTTGTTCAGTAAAAGAAATCAACCATAGTTATGACCAGAATCTTTTATGGAAAGAAAGGCTGAGCTTTCAGATAACAAGTGGTGAAAGACTTGTCGTGAAAGGACTGAACGGAAAAGGAAAAACAACTCTTATCAAAATTATTCTGGGAGAAATTAAACCCTTAATAGGAACGATTTATAAGGCAGATTGTAAAACGGTCTATATAGATCAGGAGTATTCCATCATAGACAATGATTTCAGTGTTTATGAACAGGCACAGACATTTAATTCAACCTCTCTGCAGGAGCATGAAGTTAAAATCAGGTTAAATAGGTTTCTTTTCACTAAAGATGATTGGGATAAGTCATGTTCTGTTCTAAGCGGAGGAGAAAAGATGCGGCTAATGCTTTGCTGTCTGACCATAAGCAGCCAGGTTCCTGATATTATTGTACTGGACGAGCCAACCAATAACCTTGATATTCAAAATGTAGAAATCATGACAGCAGCTATCAATGAGTATGAAGGAACGCTAATAGTTATTTCACATGATGAATATTTTCTGGAGCAGGTAGGAGTGGAGAGGGAGATAGAGTTGATATGATCTTTTTATTATGCTAAAGTTAAACGATAAAGCCTCGGAAATCGGGGCTTTTATCGTTTGTACCTTTATAATTGCCTTTAGCATAGAGGTAATCCTGCTCGGTGAAAGTGTATTTTAACTCGGTTTCAATGTGATGTTTTGTTTCAGAAACTATTCTTGATTCCAAGCCACCTGTTGAAGACCCACCAAAAATATTCCTGGGATTTCCGAAAGCGATGGCTTTGGTATTCGATCCGATCGTATTAAATCCATAATGAACTGCTAGCGTATTGTTATCAAATAAGACTAATGCAGAGTCTAAATTAATAGTGCTATTTAAGTAGTTTGAGGCATTGCCTTTTCCGAAGCCATTAGATTTATATATCAGGTTACAAGAAGCATCAGCGATAGAATCTATTGTTCGATTCCTGATAATCATTCCGTCTTTATAATAGGTTATATTAACCGAATGATTTGAGTTATTGCATATAAAATTATTAGTGGAATAGGATGTTTCCTTTTTACATGCAGTTAAAATACTAACAAGCATAAGCAGTACTATCTTATTGGTTTTTTGCATCCAGATAGTCTTGTTGAATGAAGGTATAGCTTAAGGTAACTGTTCGAAGATGTTTTGAATTATTTACAATTTCTTTGTGATAGCTAGCTTTATTATAAAAACATCTTTCAGAAAATAAGTTGTATGATTTTGATGGATGACTTAATGTGTCATTGTAATGAGTTATAGAAACTGACTTGTTAAAAATAACAGTTATTGGATTACCATCTACAAAAGGAGCATAACTTACTCCATCACTTAGACCTCTTCCCCAACTTAAATTGAAATCTTTGATGTCTCCTTTCAAAAGTACTAAAGTATCTTCTTGAAGAAATTTGGATATAATCTTAACATCTACTCCGGAATTATTGAATATTGTGAACTTGTTGAAAGTAGCTCCTTCTTTTTGACAGTTTGAAAAAAGTAAGAATAAAGATGTTAATAATAGGTTATAGGTTTTCATTCTATTAAAAATTATTCATGAGTATATCAATTTGACTATCCGTGACTTTTCAGGTTTAGACCTTTTTAATTGATATAAAAGAAAAGCCCCTCGGGGCTTTAAACATTTATCAAATTGATTTTTGTTATTTTTCTTTTGCATCCAAA from the Sporocytophaga myxococcoides genome contains:
- the abc-f gene encoding ribosomal protection-like ABC-F family protein, with protein sequence MIILQNLTYIHSNKDLLFDNIHLAVNDNEKIALIGNNGSGKSTLIKIMAGIVQPSAGLVNSSSKPYYVPQIFGQFNEHTIAQALQIEDKLNALSEILSGNVSESNFATLNDDWTIEERSYAALAHWGHQGLDLKQRMNTLSGGQKTKVFLAGILIHQPDIILMDEPSNHLDLSGRALLYNFIQSCESTLVVISHDRKLLNMLDIVVELSSKGLSVYGGSYDFYKEQKLSERQALDHDLKSKEKELRKAKEIEREALERQQRTDARGKKKQEKAGLPRISMNTLKNKAENSTAKVKGVHAEKTGMLSQELNDLRKELPEADKIKFGFDNSSLHKGKILCSVKEINHSYDQNLLWKERLSFQITSGERLVVKGLNGKGKTTLIKIILGEIKPLIGTIYKADCKTVYIDQEYSIIDNDFSVYEQAQTFNSTSLQEHEVKIRLNRFLFTKDDWDKSCSVLSGGEKMRLMLCCLTISSQVPDIIVLDEPTNNLDIQNVEIMTAAINEYEGTLIVISHDEYFLEQVGVEREIELI